From a region of the Pseudomonadaceae bacterium SI-3 genome:
- a CDS encoding acyl-CoA dehydrogenase, whose translation MEYKAPLRDMRFVLHELFDATTHCALLGNGLDRELIDGVLEEAARYTGGEIAPLNRNSDEEGVTLENGEVRTPQGFVEAYKQYVDNGWASMTGPTEYGGQGFPQLVACNFHEMLMGASLSFRIYSGLTEGAVLALHKHGSDELKNAYLEKLVSGSWSGTMCLTEPQAGTDLALLRTKAEPQADGSYRVSGSKIFISGGEHDMSENIVHLVLARLPDAPAGVKGISLLLVPKFIANADGTPGERNALSCGAIEHKMGIKGAATCVMNFDGATGWVVGEPNQGLACMFTMMNDARFQVGLQGLGIAEQAYQGSLAYARERLQSRGLAGAQHPDKVADPIIVHPDVRRMLLTQKTLVEGSRMLAAYCARQLDLEHGHPEPSYRKAASKRAALLIPIVKAFFTDMGQEVASLGVQVYGGHGYIREWGMEQLMRDSRITQLYEGTNGIQALDYIRRKLLGDGGTELSALQAEFSEICDQQVDRPALHDMASKVQARIGEWRELSAEIIAATGRDPQEIGAVSVDFLQYSAYVLLAGLWLQAAARAQDALEQGAGEEAFYQAKLASADFYLRRVLPRASAHREAIQGGAACLMALPDSDFAF comes from the coding sequence ATGGAATACAAGGCCCCGCTGCGCGATATGCGCTTCGTGTTGCACGAGCTGTTCGATGCCACTACCCATTGCGCGCTGCTCGGTAACGGGCTGGACCGTGAGCTGATCGATGGCGTGCTGGAAGAAGCGGCTCGCTACACCGGCGGCGAGATCGCGCCACTCAATCGCAACAGCGACGAAGAGGGCGTGACCCTCGAGAACGGCGAGGTGCGGACGCCGCAAGGCTTCGTCGAGGCCTACAAACAGTACGTCGACAACGGTTGGGCGAGCATGACTGGCCCAACCGAGTACGGCGGCCAGGGCTTCCCTCAGCTGGTGGCCTGTAACTTTCACGAAATGCTGATGGGCGCCTCGCTGTCCTTTCGCATCTACTCCGGCCTGACCGAGGGCGCGGTGCTGGCGCTGCACAAGCACGGCAGCGACGAACTGAAAAACGCCTATTTGGAGAAGCTGGTCAGCGGTAGCTGGAGCGGCACCATGTGCCTGACCGAGCCGCAGGCCGGCACCGATCTCGCGTTGCTGCGCACCAAGGCCGAACCCCAGGCGGACGGCAGCTACCGGGTCAGTGGCAGCAAGATCTTTATCTCCGGCGGCGAGCACGATATGAGCGAGAACATCGTCCATCTGGTGCTGGCGCGCCTGCCGGATGCGCCGGCCGGGGTCAAAGGCATCAGTCTGCTGCTGGTGCCCAAGTTCATCGCCAATGCCGATGGCACCCCGGGCGAGCGCAACGCGCTGAGTTGCGGTGCCATCGAACACAAGATGGGCATCAAGGGCGCGGCGACCTGCGTGATGAACTTCGACGGCGCCACCGGCTGGGTCGTCGGTGAGCCGAACCAGGGCCTGGCCTGCATGTTCACCATGATGAACGACGCGCGCTTTCAGGTCGGCTTGCAGGGCCTGGGTATCGCTGAACAGGCTTATCAGGGCTCGCTGGCCTATGCCCGTGAGCGCTTGCAATCACGTGGCTTGGCCGGTGCGCAGCATCCCGACAAGGTCGCCGACCCGATCATCGTCCACCCGGACGTGCGGCGCATGCTGCTGACGCAGAAAACCCTGGTCGAGGGCAGCCGCATGCTGGCCGCCTATTGCGCCCGGCAGCTGGACCTCGAACACGGCCATCCCGAGCCGAGCTACCGCAAGGCGGCGAGCAAGCGTGCGGCATTGCTGATCCCGATCGTCAAAGCGTTCTTCACTGACATGGGCCAGGAGGTCGCGAGCCTAGGGGTGCAGGTCTATGGCGGTCATGGCTACATTCGCGAGTGGGGCATGGAGCAATTGATGCGCGACAGCCGCATCACCCAGCTCTACGAGGGCACCAACGGCATCCAGGCGCTGGATTACATCCGCCGTAAGCTGCTCGGCGATGGTGGCACTGAGCTGTCCGCGCTGCAGGCCGAGTTCAGCGAGATTTGCGACCAGCAGGTTGACCGGCCAGCACTGCATGACATGGCCAGCAAGGTGCAAGCGCGGATCGGCGAGTGGCGTGAGCTGAGCGCCGAGATCATCGCCGCGACCGGCCGTGACCCGCAGGAAATCGGCGCGGTGTCGGTGGATTTCCTGCAGTACTCGGCTTATGTGCTGTTGGCCGGGCTTTGGTTGCAGGCGGCGGCTCGCGCGCAGGATGCACTGGAGCAGGGGGCGGGGGAGGAGGCGTTCTATCAGGCCAAGCTGGCCAGTGCGGACTTCTATCTGCGCCGTGTGTTGCCACGGGCCAGTGCGCATCGGGAAGCGATCCAGGGCGGCGCCGCGTGTTTGATGGCGTTGCCGGACAGCGATTTCGCGTTTTGA
- a CDS encoding 3-hydroxyacyl-CoA dehydrogenase, with the protein MSQTRFDIQTAAVIGAGTMGRGIVMSLANAGVQVRWLDNNPEMLEQALGVVADTYAHNVRQGRIDETQAAARRACISKAADYQALADVDLVIEAVYENLELKQNIFRELDGIVKPSGILASNTSALDIDAIAVVTGRPEQVVGLHFFSPAHIMKLLEIVRGAKTSKEVLDASTALGQRMGKVSVIAGNCPGFIGNRMLATYVREARTMLLEGAYPHQVDAALQGFGFAMGPFRMYDVVGIDLEWRARELAGKGQDEPEVQIDNRLCELGRFGQKSRMGYYRYAEGSRQAEHDPEVDALVQRESERLGYQRREIGSEEILERCLLALVNEGAQILEEGMAESSADIDTVYLNGYGFPAEVGGPMTWADREGLIAIRDRLNALAERHGEHWQPAELIDSLATLSSRFADYKKEA; encoded by the coding sequence ATGAGCCAAACCCGCTTCGATATCCAGACCGCCGCCGTAATCGGCGCGGGCACCATGGGCCGCGGTATTGTCATGAGCCTGGCCAACGCCGGCGTGCAGGTGCGCTGGCTGGACAACAACCCCGAGATGCTGGAGCAGGCGCTGGGCGTGGTGGCTGACACCTACGCGCACAACGTGCGGCAGGGTCGCATCGACGAGACTCAAGCGGCTGCGCGACGCGCCTGCATCAGCAAGGCGGCGGATTACCAGGCGCTGGCCGATGTCGATCTGGTGATCGAAGCGGTTTACGAAAACCTCGAACTCAAGCAGAACATTTTCCGCGAGCTAGACGGCATCGTGAAGCCGAGCGGCATCCTGGCCAGCAACACCTCGGCGCTGGACATCGACGCCATCGCCGTTGTCACGGGGCGTCCGGAGCAGGTTGTGGGTCTGCACTTCTTCAGCCCTGCGCACATCATGAAGCTGCTGGAGATCGTCCGCGGCGCGAAGACTTCGAAGGAAGTGCTCGACGCGTCCACCGCGCTCGGCCAGCGCATGGGCAAAGTCAGCGTGATTGCCGGCAACTGCCCGGGCTTCATCGGCAACCGCATGCTCGCCACCTACGTGCGCGAGGCACGCACCATGCTGCTCGAAGGCGCCTACCCGCATCAGGTGGACGCCGCGCTGCAGGGCTTCGGATTCGCCATGGGGCCGTTCCGCATGTACGACGTGGTCGGCATCGACCTGGAATGGCGCGCCCGCGAGCTGGCCGGCAAGGGCCAGGACGAACCCGAAGTGCAAATTGACAACCGTCTCTGCGAGCTGGGCCGCTTCGGCCAGAAGTCGCGCATGGGCTACTACCGCTACGCCGAGGGTAGCCGCCAGGCCGAACATGACCCGGAAGTGGATGCGCTGGTGCAGCGTGAGTCCGAGCGATTGGGCTATCAGCGTCGTGAGATCGGCAGCGAAGAAATCCTCGAGCGCTGCCTGCTGGCGCTGGTCAACGAAGGCGCGCAAATCCTCGAGGAAGGCATGGCCGAGTCGAGTGCCGATATCGATACCGTCTACCTCAACGGTTACGGCTTCCCCGCCGAAGTCGGCGGGCCGATGACCTGGGCGGATCGCGAGGGGCTGATCGCCATTCGGGATCGCCTGAACGCCCTGGCCGAGCGCCACGGCGAACATTGGCAGCCTGCCGAGCTGATCGACAGCCTGGCCACGCTTAGCAGTCGTTTCGCCGACTACAAGAAGGAAGCCTGA